The genomic interval TggtaataattttaatttcactttcattttaacaCCATACAAAACATTGAAATAATTTAAGTTACATAAAATCATTGTAAAATCATACAAAACACTGTATTAATGGCAATAATTTAACTTATACTGTCTCTGTTACACCATACAGAACACTGCAATGGCAATAATGTGACCTATACTGTCATAGTTAACCCAAAAACCTATCAATATCGTATGGTTTAACCAAAGACCtatcagtatacatgtattattgataggtctttggtcAAACCATACAAAACACTGGAATGGCCATGTAACTTATGCTATCATTGTAACACCATACACAATACTGAAATGGCTTTCATAAGCTATGTTAAAAGATGACATTCATTTtgttttggctttaaaaaaaaatgactgaAAACCTCTGTTTATTACATAAGTTTGTTTAGTCGTCTAGTATAAAATTGCAATGAAgaataattttctaaaaatcaaGTGTACAAATGGGCACCTGACATCTCTTATATTTCtataaatacacatattttcaATGCAATTTTTTAAAGTTTCTTATAGGTTGAATATATTTACTTTCAGATATGCTGACAGTTACCAGTACTAAGTCTGTAAGGTATAGATTGGTGAAAAAGCTGTTTTTTTACACCTGCAAATAAAATGCAGGCAATTTCGGTTTACCTTTGCATACTGGGAATGCAGCTGTTTAATAGTTTTCAGTCGTTGACTTTGCACAGCCCTGGTTTGTTCAAACAACTTTTGCTGCTGATTAAACATCACCTGAAACAAGGATGAATACATAATAAGCCCTGTCCACAAATACTTGAAAAAACTTTGCAGAAAATCGTTCTGATATGCATCTTATCAACATAActtcaacaagggacaaaattgtcacaaaaccatgtcttcaatttgaaaaaaaaaagtctgataaagggagataactcaaactgaacttattgtttataattaaccccctttgtttcaaaataaatatattttttgttctggcgaccttgaccttggagatattgacgtaattctttcgtgcgacacaccgtccaatgatggtgaacaaatgtgccaaggattttaaaatctcacaatgaatgacatagttatggcccaaaaaagcttgttccgccccgccggccgacattcgccaatctccATTGTAGTTGacaggcaaaaatgaaaatcaatgtcagttaaaatcgaattttcgattgcaaaattgttttgtgaacacagggccagttttttccttcggaaaacctggttaaaaatgcaatGAACTTGTTCTAATATTGACACCTTAGTGAGTATTATTGCAAAGATTCTATAGACACACATGTGTATGCTTTCTTTTAAGTAAATCAAGTTGTTAGTAAACCACTACTATATATAAAGTTTGCATGTGTATTTCAATCGCCCCAAGCACGTTGAACAAATACATACCCTGCCCTGTTATTTCATGTATTTCTTTCAAACCATATAGTTTTtactgtgaaatatttttttaacatcaggGTTGATGCTATTTTAGCATGCATTATTCTATTTGGACAGGGGGCTTTAACCATTTGTTATCAATAACTTTTGTTTGATTTTCCTACGATTTTTGTACCGGTAAGTAAAGATTGCTGTGAATAATTACTGAAAGATAGCCTGTTATCATCAAGTATTACTAACTTGGTAGTAATGTCCTTCAAATGAAATTCGGAACCAACAGAATGAACGAAAATACATATTTCAATAGAAAACCTAAATGCCAGAAAGTGGTTTTAACATTcttatttttatagtaaaattacAGTAATGAAACACGCCTTTAAATTgttacaataagtgtgaaatGTTTTTGTGTGTGGAGTCTTTGATGTAATATGTTGATGTTGTATTTACAGTAAGCTTGACTTCTTGGTCCTTAGTCTTCTCCAGATCAGACTCCCACTGCAGGAACACGGCATTTGCTTGCTTGTAAAACTCATCCTGGAGACGGTGTCTGTGCAGACAGTGTAgcaacaaataattaattaaagcatTAAGTGTTACAAAAAGCCGAATAACCTGTGTGATTAGTAAAAGgggttttgtgaaaaaatgttatTGTATCTATATAGATAAGAAGCTGTTTAaaagtgtacatatttctgggaccattgatatttaataatatataaacatctTTTAATGAAACTTTTGCAAGTAGTCAGGTATATGTGATCAGCAGTTCATAGATATTTATTATCACTATTAAGCAGTTGAAATTCACTCTGATCTAGCTATATACATCAATTAAGTTCTTCTAACTCAAATTATATTTTCCTAGGACTGTCGCAGTCTTTCAAGTTAAGGGATGGACTGTAAACTAGGTCCACCAAATTTTTGATTGGTCCAGCAAAATTTACAAGTGTACTGGAGCAGTGTTTTTCAGGTGCATATACAAGATCGGAATGCATTGCTAACCTTTCCCCAGTTTGGACTCTCCATATGTCATCCACGGTCTTACTGCTTGCTCTTAGAGCGCCTTGTGTCAGCTGTTCAAGTCTCTTTTTCTTGTTCATCAACGAGTTCTTGATATAATCAGCTAGCAAAATGATCAAAAGCGTCCATAATATTATGTTGTTTACTCATAATCACTCACAAAAGTATatacaatataatgcatttaaatgcAGTACAGGTAGGTGAGCATTGCAATAAATAATTCAGtaacaaaataatgtattgaaCTGGTTAAATACTTCACCAAAATGCAATTATGACAATTGATGTTCGTAAAACATGTATTCATAAACTTACTTCCAAAGCATTCCAGCATCTTTTGTATTCCTTGTCTGAAAAATAACGAATAATTGACAGTTAAGGCATTTATCTGACAAGCTGTAATAAGCCTTTAAAGctttttatttatgagaaatATTCATCATTAAATGAATCACCAATAACAATTACTAACAATAGGATTGAGTTAGTAGACTGTAGGCATGTGAGtgataaaaaaacaatgaacagATTTGGCAAACGCCAACTTACGCCAGTTCTGATAACTTCCAGATTTGAATAAGTTTGTTAAATTGTGTGAGGTAAattgtataaaacaaaaacataatcttACTGctagtttttgttttatacaatTTACCTCACACAATTTAACAAACTTATTCAAATCTGGAAGTTAACAAAGGATGTATTACCTGACTGTTTCCCTtacataattgtaaataaatacaaacattcttAATTTGgatttatgaaacattattgattaaaaaacatattttctttacCCAAAATCTTCTGGCTCTTCATCATTCTCAGCGACCCTCTTTTTGCCCTTTTGAGGTACCATTGGAGTTTCCCCAGCTAAGCAGAAAATAACAATCTTTATTTCATATTGCACACCATGTCTTTTTTTAATTGGTTATACTGTAGAAGACCTAAAAACATGTATCTAGCcaacaatacaaaatatgaagaaaaaataCTAATTT from Dreissena polymorpha isolate Duluth1 chromosome 1, UMN_Dpol_1.0, whole genome shotgun sequence carries:
- the LOC127862289 gene encoding synaptonemal complex protein 3-like isoform X2, translated to MPYLSVILVHVTSTRSLQELNQSQSGYRLQKKRPEMPRKNKENAPPSAQKAEEMDDFHAGSSQSSDQGNSPLRAGETPMVPQKGKKRVAENDEEPEDFGQGIQKMLECFGTDYIKNSLMNKKKRLEQLTQGALRASSKTVDDIWRVQTGERHRLQDEFYKQANAVFLQWESDLEKTKDQEVKLTVMFNQQQKLFEQTRAVQSQRLKTIKQLHSQYAKGLEELEKSHQQQASNAQVELRKEMSMLQKKILMDTQQQEMNNVKKSLQSMLF
- the LOC127862289 gene encoding synaptonemal complex protein 3-like isoform X1, whose amino-acid sequence is MSEIFLLQIEPTFINVHVTSTRSLQELNQSQSGYRLQKKRPEMPRKNKENAPPSAQKAEEMDDFHAGSSQSSDQGNSPLRAGETPMVPQKGKKRVAENDEEPEDFGQGIQKMLECFGTDYIKNSLMNKKKRLEQLTQGALRASSKTVDDIWRVQTGERHRLQDEFYKQANAVFLQWESDLEKTKDQEVKLTVMFNQQQKLFEQTRAVQSQRLKTIKQLHSQYAKGLEELEKSHQQQASNAQVELRKEMSMLQKKILMDTQQQEMNNVKKSLQSMLF